In one Rutidosis leptorrhynchoides isolate AG116_Rl617_1_P2 chromosome 8, CSIRO_AGI_Rlap_v1, whole genome shotgun sequence genomic region, the following are encoded:
- the LOC139862360 gene encoding uncharacterized protein, producing the protein MDQSETVIVVDRNTLAKRPGVLLIGSSGVGKRTLISRLLSSEFEDDFDTSSDILAYGWKINTKYYTADVALWMAHLYNQFSITGVPMFDQVSALVMVFDLNNLSSFSELKKWVSHNDIRNFEILLCIGNKADLVPGHPAHVEHRRRLLNLGESAESGISETEGSSLLGDEELSSLDIKRSCMEWCLEHNIEYIEACASNSRFDKCLSVDGDSQGVERLLGALSAHMWPGMVLKSGDTIKQPSLPDQEDSSDEEEPNYEFEYEILSAGSVEPWDDTDVAWVSATDNAPPTNNTEPVGVDMQPSTSQSQSQSHEEIEIERERAIPESLEADEATDEGGKLFEIEDMEQLMSEIGNMRDSLRLIPDFQRREMAANLAMKMASMFGDSSGDEGDIEH; encoded by the exons ATGGATCAGAGTGAGACAGTTATCGTTGTGGACAGGAACACCTTGGCAAAGAGACCCGGCGTTCTTCTCATCGGTTCCTCCGGCGTCGGAAAACGCACTCTTATTTCTC GCTTATTATCTTCAGAATTTGAAGATGACTTTGACACCTCTTCAGACATTCTTGCTTATGG ATGGAAAATCAACACAAAGTATTACACAGCTGATGTGGCCCTGTGGATGGCTCATTTGTATAATCAGTTTTCAATAACAGGGGTGCCGATGTTCGATCAAGTATCTGCACTAGTCATGGTTTTCGACCTCAACAAT CTATCGTCATTTTCTGAGCTTAAGAAATGGGTTTCACACAATGATATTAGGAACTTTGAGATATTATTATGCATCGGGAACAAAGCAGATCTTGTTCCCGGTCATCCAGCCCATGTTGAACACAGAAGACGTCTGTTGAATCTTGGTGAGTCAGCAGAATCTGGTATATCTGAAACTGAAGGAAGTAGTTTATTGGGAGATGAAGAATTGTCATCTTTGGATATTAAGAGGTCTTGTATGGAATGGTGCCTGGAACATAACATTGAATATATTGAAGCTTGTGCTTCAAATTCTCGGTTTGACAAAT GTTTGTCAGTTGATGGTGATTCCCAGGGTGTTGAGCGACTTCTTGGGGCTTTATCTGCTCATATGTGGCCCGGAATGGTGTTGAAATCTGGTGATACTATCAAACAACCTTCACTACCCGATCAAGAAG ATTCATCAGACGAAGAAGAACCTAACTACGAATTTGAGTATGAGATATTATCAGCTGGATCTGTAGAACCATGGGATGATACAGATGTAGCATGGGTTTCTGCAACCGATAATGCTCCACCCACAAATAATACAGAACCCGTTGGGGTAGATATGCAGCCATCAACATCTcaatcacaatcacaatcacaCGAAGAGATTGAAATTGAACGAGAACGAGCAATACCTGAATCACTTGAAGCTGATGAAGCTACTGACGAGGGTGGTAAGCTTTTCGAAATTGAGGATATGGAACAGTTGATGTCTGAGATTGGAAATATGCGCGACAGCTTGAGGTTGATACCCGATTTTCAGAGAAGGGAAATGGCTGCAAATCTGGCCATGAAAATGGCTTCGATGTTTGGCGATAGTAGTGGTGATGAAGGAGATATAGAGCACTAA